In the Drosophila virilis strain 15010-1051.87 chromosome 4, Dvir_AGI_RSII-ME, whole genome shotgun sequence genome, caaaacaaaaattatagtGTAAACATTTAGAGCCAAGAGAGTTTCGAGGGatctatattaataataataagattatatatatacatatatatttatatatatatatatgtatataaataaataaataaatatattttacttattatttagtctgtattttgttgtaaaacaaagaataataaaaacctTAATTTTTAACTATATTCGCAGCTAGATAactaatcaaatatatatcgaCGCGGCTAAGTTGATCTGTGGATTAACACTCCGATTTAATTATAACGGAATAaatctgtgttttttttttgtttcaagaGAAGCAAGTTTTTGCGGTTTCTTGCTTccaatttaaagaaatttctgttttgtaCAAAAGGTAGCTTAGTAAATTTCCGCTGtgtgagatatatatatatatataaatttgaagATGTATAAAAATGGTATGGGAAAATTATGTTAACTATTATAATGAGAAAATCCCTTCTATATTCAGTTGCCATTTTTCTTGTACAATTAACGTTATAGAATTATTGAAAAAgcgaatttatatatatatgtataaactcGGAAGAAACTTACTATGAACATAGCAGGTGCATTGCCTTATAAAAGTTTCCTGTCTAGTTTCATTTGGAAATTATTACAGTACTTTGTACGCACACACTCCAGACGGcaatgttgtttgtttttaaaatcacactatatttaaaaatctttCGAATAATTGATCGAAGGGCAACATGGATCTATCACGGCATACATTTATGGTCTTAGTTTTGGTCCTGCTGATACACATAAGGAACACGCGGGCCGTGGACGAAGATGCACTATCGGAATGCCAATTAATGCTGTATGCCAACTCGGAGGTGACATTCGGTGTGGAGACCAAGCTGTTGGTCACGCTGGCTGAGTATCCGAAAACTACGGTTGTACTGCGCGTCAGCACGGCCAGATACTTGGTGGCCTATTGGGAAATCGGGCGTGGAGCTAAGCCAATGCGACCCAGTTTTACTTATTCACGGAAAATTGGCAACGATCTGAAGCGGCGCAATATTGAGCCAAGCGTACCTGTAAGCTACCAAACGGGCTTCTATGCGGAATTAAAGGCAACTTTCTTTGAGTCGGCGAATATAACACTGAAACTGGAAGGCACTGCGCCATTAAAAAAAGATGTTGAACCAGTTCAGGTGGTTCTTTCGGTGTTTATAAACACATCTTCCAATTGCACACCGGAGCTGAGTGTGATGCACTGCTCAAATCCCGCATTTCCACAGCAGGTAATTATTACCCGCAGTATATTATTTCGGGCATTTTTCTTTAGAAGCTGCGGCCTGTCGGATACGATGCTTACATGGAGCGTGATGGATGTGCTTGGAAAGGGTGAGTTGCTGATCTCGATCAGTTTTTCTCTATAGATCTAATCCCTTTACAGAAACATTGAAAAGCTATCCCGACGAAGATCTGGCGTTTAATTTAAAGAGCTACGAACTACGTTATTCAATGCAATTTGAGCTATGGCGAAATCTGTACATGCTCTATGTCGAGGGCATTTTTAACGGCGAAAAATACGGGGCGCGCTGCTACTTGAAGGCGCAGCAGGAAAAATTGGAGGTGATCATTAGTGGGGGCACCAGTAGGGAAGCCTTTAGGGGCAGTAAAATAACCTTGGACGGCTCGCTAAGCCGCGATTACGCCAAACGGCCGAAAGAAACACAATTTAAGGTTTACAACTGGGACTGTTTCTCATATGATGATTATTACAACACGGCCTGCCGCCCAGATGTCTCTAGAGGTAATTGGATtacaaatcatttaaaaacatgCGACTACTCGTTATACCCAAGGAACCAGAATTTGTAGTGTAGCCCCTGAATATCTGCTCAGCTTCGGAGTCGTCGGGTTAAGCATTAAGATTTAAGTATAGACTCGTTAGGCAGCTCAAAAGTTTAGTTGCTATAGCCATGATTGGTTAGGATATAATTATTTCCAGACTAACCATACCTCTAAAGcctatttagtttttgtatatacatagttCTTATTTTTGTGGATTGCTTGACGAAAAATGTAATTCATGTCTGATCCCATTTGCAGTCAAGAAATTTGGAATAGCCGCCTATTCATTAACGCTTGGGTGTCGCTATATATTTAGCCTAAAATTGATGTCCGATTATGATTCCGATCTCAAAGCGGTAGCGACGCAGACAATCACAGCAGTGGATACTGAAAGTTTGCATATTGTGATTGTATGCATTTCAAACTGCTATCATAATATGTACAATCCGATGAACAAGGTGCTGCTTGCGGGCAAGTGCTTAAACTGTCAGAAAGTGCAGACCAGATATGATTGGTATTTGGACGAACACAATGTGCACACCTCTAAGAAACTATCCATGATTATAACCACGGACAAGACGATGGCGTCCATCAAGTTGGTTGTGCGCACAAATGATGGCCGCAGCGGCAGTGAAGTGAAGAGTCTAACTCAGAGCGTTCCGCCCCTAGGCGGTACGTGCTCAGTAACTCCGTTTAAGGGCATTGAGGCCATCACACAATTCTTGGTATGCTGCACTAACTTTCAGGCCCGCAACAATCCCATCGAGTTTTTTTACTATGCGGAACGGGTACTGCTCAACAGATGCCAAGACTGCGGCTGCTCAATTCATTTGCCGCATAATTTGAATTTCATCAAGGTACTCATCTGTGACAGCTTGTTCACGTGCGTCAGAAGGCTAGTGCGAGTGACGGTTACTCCATTGATGCACATGCCCGGAGACTCGCCGGAAGCTTTGAGGGCGTTCATCACTAGACCGCCCAACGATGTCGTGAATCTGGCCACCCAAGGGCACATGTTGCGCTTCCTCCAGACCATACAATCGCTGGCCGCAGGCGTTACAAATGCCGAGAGCGGCATGATTTTGATCGATGCCTTCAATAATATCAATCTGGAGTCACTCTCTGCGCTTGGCAAGTTGGCCAATCTGACGCATACATTGGCCGTACATTTGACGCCGATCGATGAAAATGAACAGGTTGTTTTGATTCGCTCGCTAACCATACTGAACAAGATCTTTCAGTCTGTGCACAACAACGACATGAACAGGATGCTCGTCGAGGAGCCGTTTGTCAATGTGACGGTTGCCTGTGTCACGGTCTACAACATTATGAATCGTCTAAACAGCCAAATTCCACGTCCACCGCAAGGCATTTACGACAAATACTACGCAGCTCTCAAAAAACATAAGCTCGACCAATCGGTCGTTGATAGGCTAATGGCCACCATCTCTGGCTACAATAATGAGGATGCCAAACAACGTTCAATGGCCTGGTTGAACTCAACATGGGAAACGGAGCGTCTATATCGTTTCCTGTTCTTTGCTCGCAAGCATGGCATGCAGCCAGATTATGGAGGAACCAACGTTGACGGCTTGTCCCTAGAGGTTAAA is a window encoding:
- the LOC6634282 gene encoding uncharacterized protein — its product is MDLSRHTFMVLVLVLLIHIRNTRAVDEDALSECQLMLYANSEVTFGVETKLLVTLAEYPKTTVVLRVSTARYLVAYWEIGRGAKPMRPSFTYSRKIGNDLKRRNIEPSVPVSYQTGFYAELKATFFESANITLKLEGTAPLKKDVEPVQVVLSVFINTSSNCTPELSVMHCSNPAFPQQVIITRSILFRAFFFRSCGLSDTMLTWSVMDVLGKETLKSYPDEDLAFNLKSYELRYSMQFELWRNLYMLYVEGIFNGEKYGARCYLKAQQEKLEVIISGGTSREAFRGSKITLDGSLSRDYAKRPKETQFKVYNWDCFSYDDYYNTACRPDVSRVKKFGIAAYSLTLGCRYIFSLKLMSDYDSDLKAVATQTITAVDTESLHIVIVCISNCYHNMYNPMNKVLLAGKCLNCQKVQTRYDWYLDEHNVHTSKKLSMIITTDKTMASIKLVVRTNDGRSGSEVKSLTQSVPPLGGTCSVTPFKGIEAITQFLVCCTNFQARNNPIEFFYYAERVLLNRCQDCGCSIHLPHNLNFIKVLICDSLFTCVRRLVRVTVTPLMHMPGDSPEALRAFITRPPNDVVNLATQGHMLRFLQTIQSLAAGVTNAESGMILIDAFNNINLESLSALGKLANLTHTLAVHLTPIDENEQVVLIRSLTILNKIFQSVHNNDMNRMLVEEPFVNVTVACVTVYNIMNRLNSQIPRPPQGIYDKYYAALKKHKLDQSVVDRLMATISGYNNEDAKQRSMAWLNSTWETERLYRFLFFARKHGMQPDYGGTNVDGLSLEVKCFNITPGRTYTIETTDHMHKVYFSPELLQEVKKPHKNEICIKVISTIRELNWWYPEEKQPSAVLLSVRIYHERDDFKVERLLHHSKLSFRTIIGKYKPAMDRPNVVAGKKPVGSKIIGTARFQTKAIDEDESEDFIAETGKYINCLTDGKLESMQKVLIYRVNVDETSMVAVRFTQTTHKLQVLLIFGDLPKHLRESIAKSGCIVPANSQNTTMLLRNNCMQSHRVYVAVQVYGGSEYEAKFSTPVPNGPAFFSFVFQLRSCDYWMYSLSGDSQRWGHTYCQPGMEYPKKGSMNCMCTVLGTYTSYVYHVPAIAVPSTGYLPVMTHWYIVVAYFILFVVVTLWLAILFLYHNERPSKTVVCDMAGLEDEAHRDVHDVLVFLKTGGRNNALTTATVRLIFQTTNRNELQFTLMQDPERPELTRNSTYILWLRTRDIRIPTRVAVVHNNGGRYPSWFLRRIEVMDVQAQLTQVFIVQRWVHQKFLILSSSMVLRPGDDTVTESWRERFNTEFERQWINWGLWQPVAGKWRESAAFDSLTRAERVCIFLNKMMVTYCVCACYMGPTTPETVYADRRNLIQYRDLLSMFLICSVLTNLIHYVLEKLVLRKHKNSMLS